The sequence TGCCGATGACGAAGATGACGGCAAACATATTGTTTGGTATGCCAAGCGCCTTTAGGATGAGCCCTGAGTGAAAATCAACATTTGGATATAAATTTCTACTTACAAAGTAGTCGTCATTTAGCGCGATCTCTTCTATACGGTTGGCGATCTTTATGAGCTCTGAGCTAATGCCGATCTCGTCCATCAGCTGATCTCTCATCTTTTTAAGCACCTTTGCGCGCGGGTCAAAGTTTTTATAGACCCTGTGACCAAAGCCCATCAGCCTAAATGGATCGTTCTTATCCTTTGCTCTAGCGATGTATTTATCGACGTTTGCGACCGAGCCGATCTCTTCAAGCTGGCGGATGACGCCCTCGTTTGCTCCGCCATGAGCCCAGCCCCAAAGAGCGCCGATACCAGCGCTTATACATGCGTATGGGTGCGCGTGCGTAGAGCCAACAGTCCTAACGGTAGTCGTCGAGGCGTTTTGCTCGTGGTCAGCGTGGAGCATAAAGACCGTGTCAAGCGCCTTTATCTCGATAGGCTTAAGATCGACGTGCTCGTATGGATAGCCCCTCATCATGTAGAGGAAATTTTCAGTAAAGCCACGATCTAAATTTGGATATATAATAGGAAGTCCGCGTGAGTAGCGGTAGCTAAAGGCTGCGATCGTTGGGATCTTGGCGATTATACGCATAGCCATCTCGTGATACTCTTCAGGCTTGTCCATATTTAGGTGATCTGAGTAAAAGGCACTTAGCGCTGAGACTGCTGCCTGCAAGATCGCCATAGGGTGCGCTTTGTCTGGAAATGCATCAAATAGCTTCATCATGCCCTCGTGTATGAAGCTCCTTTTTTTGAGCTCATCTTTAAAGCCCCTGTATTGCTCGTTCGTTGGCAGCTCTTTGTTTAAAAGCAGGTAGGCAACGTCCAAAAATGTCTTATTTTCAGCCAAATAGGCGATGTCGTAGCCCCTATACATGAGCTCGCCCTTTAGGCCGTCTATGTAGGTTATGGCTGAGCGGCACATCGCAGTTGAGGTATAGCCCCGATCAAAGGTAAACATCCCAGTATCGCTAAAAAAGGTCGATATGTCGATGACGTCTGGCCCCATCGTGCCTTTTAGGATAGGAAATTCATAGCTCTTGCCAGTTCGGTTGTCGATTAGTGTGGCTGTATTTGATGACATTTTTACTCCTTGCTTTTTGATTGCATTAAAATTTTGATGATTATAGCTCCTATTATAGCTTGTGCGAGGCTTGCTAGGATGAAAGATGAGTAAGAATAGTCACTTATCTCGCCTGATTTGTGTGCGATAGTAGCAACTGCGATCAAAAGAGTGAGCGGCATAGACTGCGAAACTGAAAATAAAAATATCCCTCTAAAGCCAAGCTTGCCCAAAAAGAGCAAACTAGATACAACTCTCGTGCCAAGCATCGCTAAAAATATAAAAATAGCATCCTTTATCACTTCGCTAGATCCTAGGCTTGAAAGCTTAAAGGTCGAGCCTATGTGGATGAAAAATATCGGCACCAAAAAGCCAAATCCAAAGCTTGAAAGCTTGTGCGGCAAGTCCTTTTTGTGATCGAAAAATGTCGTGATAAACATACCTGCGATAAACGCGCCAAAGGCGACCTCTAAATTTAGATAGAGCATCAAGGCTATCATCGTGAAAAATACCGCGATGCAAAGCCTGATGTCCTTCTCGTCCTTGTCGTAGTGTGGCATGAGCACCACTTTAAGCCCCGGATACCACCAAAAAAGCACGTCCAAAATTTTAAAACTAAGCACGCTGATAGCCAAAAATAGGATCAAATAGCCAATCGTTAGCCATAAATTTATGCTCGCTCCAAACTGCAAGTAAGCAGCGGTAAAGGTTAGAAGTGTGATGCTTAAAAGCTCGCCGATAGTTGCTATTAGCATGCTTAAATTTAGCCACTCTTGCTGCTTGCCATACTCCTTAAATAGCGTAAATATCATGCCAACGGCCATTATCGGGATGATGATGATGTAAAGCAGGCTAAGCTCAAGTCCTAGCGTCAAGGCCGTGGCTAGAGCGTAGATGAGCGCTAGATAGATGAGCCCAAGGCGCAAAATTTTACGGTCGATGTTTATTAGCATCCTAAGGTCGATCTCCATGCCAGCTAGAAACATCAAAAAGAAAAAGCCAACTTCGCTGATGAGCTTAAACATCTCGTTTTCGCCGACAACTCCAATGTAGCCAGCAACCGCTCCAAGTAGTATCTCAGCAGGTGCGACTGGAATGCGTAAAATTTTAGAAATATAAGGCGAAGCAAAGACGATAAATGCCAAAACGACAAGGATGCTAAGCTCGCTTGCTTGGTGTAACTGCAAAAAGATCCTTAAAATAAAAATGCCTGATTGTATAAAAAGCTTTGTTATTTTTTGATTAAGCTAAGCGAAATTTGGGCAAAATGGCGGCTATTTTTAAAAATTTGGAGTGAAATTTTATGCGTAAATTTGGCCTTTTTGTTTTGCTGTTTTTTGGTGTCTTTTCTTTGGCAGATGAGCCAAATTTAGTTGAGAGTTTTAGGTTTGATGGGAGCACATTTTATAAAAAGCAAGTGGTTAAAGATGAGAGCTTTTACTTTTTAAAAAATGAAAATATGGACGAGCACTTTGCCTCGTTTAAGGTAAAATTTGACAAAGATATTAAGACAAAAAGCGAGCTAGAGGAGCTAAAAAAGGCTCTTAAGCAAGATAAAAATGTGCTTTTTAGCGAAGAAAATGATCAAATTTTAGCTCTTATAAAAGATGAAACTAAGAGCAAAAATATAGAAATAATCCACTTTTTGCTTAAAAAAGATGGAGTTTTGATGCTTTCGTATGAGAGAATTTACGATCCACAAACATCAGCAGATGCGCTCAAACCTGTGCTTTTAAGCGAAGCTAGAAATTTTATGCTGCAGATGCCAAAGGTAGAAGCTAGATAGAGAGGTGTATGTGACGGCGCTACGCACTGCATGCGATTGTATATCGGTAAGCCTCAGTAAATTTTAAAATTTCATGAGCGAGTAATTTCGGCTCTAAAATTTGAGCTAAGCTGAAAGCGAAGCCAAATTTTAGTAGTCAATTCTTGTGAGTGAGTGAAATTTTAAAATTTGCAAAGACAGCTTGACTAAATTTGTAAATTTCTTTTTATTCAAAAGGGAGACAAGGGGACTTGAATTTTGCTTCGCAGGCTCGCAACTGCGGGGCAGACACGAAGCCATCCCCTTATCTCCCTTTAGATCCCTCAATCCCCTCGCACGTTCAAGGGGCATGCAATCGTGCTAAAGCACTGCATGCGTTTTGTTTTAAAAAATTTATAGCAAATTTTAAAATTAGAGCTGGCATATCACGGCTCTAAATTTAGTGCTAAACGTAGTGCAGCCTAAATTTAGTAGTCTGCTAAGGCGAGCGAGTAAAGTTTTAAAATTTGCAAAATAGCTTTTTAGAAATTTAAAGTTTTGTTTCTTTGTTAAGGGGGAAGAAGCTTGAATTACGGTCTGCTTGCAGTTGCGAGCTTGCGAAGC is a genomic window of Campylobacter concisus containing:
- a CDS encoding citrate synthase; this translates as MSSNTATLIDNRTGKSYEFPILKGTMGPDVIDISTFFSDTGMFTFDRGYTSTAMCRSAITYIDGLKGELMYRGYDIAYLAENKTFLDVAYLLLNKELPTNEQYRGFKDELKKRSFIHEGMMKLFDAFPDKAHPMAILQAAVSALSAFYSDHLNMDKPEEYHEMAMRIIAKIPTIAAFSYRYSRGLPIIYPNLDRGFTENFLYMMRGYPYEHVDLKPIEIKALDTVFMLHADHEQNASTTTVRTVGSTHAHPYACISAGIGALWGWAHGGANEGVIRQLEEIGSVANVDKYIARAKDKNDPFRLMGFGHRVYKNFDPRAKVLKKMRDQLMDEIGISSELIKIANRIEEIALNDDYFVSRNLYPNVDFHSGLILKALGIPNNMFAVIFVIGRTPGWISQWIELKEQDTIKIVRPRQLYVGETNRTPK
- a CDS encoding cation:proton antiporter; the encoded protein is MQLHQASELSILVVLAFIVFASPYISKILRIPVAPAEILLGAVAGYIGVVGENEMFKLISEVGFFFLMFLAGMEIDLRMLINIDRKILRLGLIYLALIYALATALTLGLELSLLYIIIIPIMAVGMIFTLFKEYGKQQEWLNLSMLIATIGELLSITLLTFTAAYLQFGASINLWLTIGYLILFLAISVLSFKILDVLFWWYPGLKVVLMPHYDKDEKDIRLCIAVFFTMIALMLYLNLEVAFGAFIAGMFITTFFDHKKDLPHKLSSFGFGFLVPIFFIHIGSTFKLSSLGSSEVIKDAIFIFLAMLGTRVVSSLLFLGKLGFRGIFLFSVSQSMPLTLLIAVATIAHKSGEISDYSYSSFILASLAQAIIGAIIIKILMQSKSKE